In Streptomyces sp. NBC_00878, a single window of DNA contains:
- the rsmD gene encoding 16S rRNA (guanine(966)-N(2))-methyltransferase RsmD — translation MRDHPLEQGPQMTRVIAGTAGGRRLAVPPGNGTRPTSDRAREGLFSTWQSLLGGPLEGERVLDLYAGSGAVGLEALSRGAGHTLLVEADARAARVIRENAKALGLPGAEVRSGKAEQIIRTAAPAAPYDLVFLDPPYAVTDDDLREILLTLWAGGWLAGHALVTVERSTRGGEFRWPDGFGALRSRRYGEGTFWYGRAASTCEDA, via the coding sequence ATCCGTGACCACCCCCTCGAACAAGGACCCCAGATGACCCGCGTGATCGCCGGCACAGCCGGCGGGCGCCGCCTGGCCGTCCCGCCGGGAAACGGCACCCGCCCCACCTCCGACCGCGCCCGCGAGGGCCTCTTCTCCACGTGGCAGTCCCTCCTCGGCGGCCCGCTGGAAGGGGAGCGCGTACTCGACCTGTACGCCGGTTCCGGCGCCGTCGGCCTGGAGGCGCTGAGCCGTGGCGCCGGGCACACCCTCCTCGTGGAGGCCGACGCCCGTGCGGCCCGCGTGATCCGGGAGAACGCGAAGGCGCTGGGCCTTCCCGGCGCCGAGGTCAGGTCCGGCAAAGCGGAACAGATCATTCGCACGGCGGCGCCGGCAGCCCCGTACGACCTCGTTTTTCTTGATCCGCCGTACGCCGTCACGGACGACGATCTTCGGGAGATCCTGCTCACACTATGGGCTGGGGGCTGGCTCGCGGGCCATGCGCTCGTCACCGTTGAACGCAGTACTAGAGGTGGCGAATTCCGGTGGCCCGACGGTTTCGGAGCACTGCGCTCCCGTCGCTACGGCGAGGGAACGTTTTGGTACGGTCGCGCCGCCTCTACGTGCGAAGACGCATGA
- a CDS encoding HSP90 family protein has product MDSQISQSAQASQSPHTFQVDLRGLVDLLSHHLYSSPKVYLRELLQNAVDAITARRAEQPDAPALVRLFVEGGGGTLRVEDSGIGLTETDVHSLLATIGRSSKRAEGLESARSDFLGQFGIGLLACFVVAERIRVVSRSARTPDAPPVEWTAADDGSYTVRTLPHEARVEPGTTVYLVSRPGAGDWLAEERVLSLARDFGSLLPYDVRVGDEAVTDLPAPWDRAYPSPATRRVALGRHCHELFGFTPLDSIDLDVPLAGIRGVAYVLPSAVSPAQRAGHRVHLKGMLLTERAEQLLPDWAFFVRCVLDTDSLRPTASREALYEDEALAGVREALGERIRAWLTGLAAGDPERLAAFLSVHHLGVKSLARHDGEMLRTMLPWLPFETTDGRLSLEEFAQRHPVVHFTRTVEEFRQVAPIASAQGVGVVNGGYTYDSELVEALPSVRPGTVVAELDADTVTAHLDSVDPAVELALSAFLGAARAKLDPLGCDVVLRAFHPLSVPALHLDDRATRHEQARADAEEQADDLWAGILGSLRGSAPRARLVLNHLNPLIRRISSLDDRELIGTATESLYGQALLMAQRPLRPADSALLNRSFIGLLEWATHSDSPEGGHR; this is encoded by the coding sequence ATGGACTCCCAGATCTCACAGTCAGCTCAGGCATCCCAGTCACCTCATACGTTCCAGGTCGACCTGCGCGGCCTCGTGGACCTTCTCTCCCACCACCTCTACTCCAGCCCCAAGGTCTATCTGCGCGAGTTGCTGCAGAACGCCGTGGACGCGATCACCGCCCGCCGCGCCGAGCAGCCGGACGCGCCTGCCCTGGTACGGCTGTTCGTCGAGGGCGGCGGCGGCACCCTTCGGGTGGAGGACTCCGGGATCGGGCTCACCGAGACGGATGTGCACAGCCTCCTGGCGACCATCGGCCGCAGCTCCAAGCGGGCCGAGGGCCTGGAGTCGGCGCGCTCCGACTTCCTCGGGCAGTTCGGCATCGGCCTGCTCGCCTGCTTCGTGGTCGCCGAGCGCATCCGGGTGGTCAGCCGCAGCGCCCGTACGCCCGACGCACCCCCCGTGGAGTGGACGGCGGCCGACGACGGCTCGTACACGGTCCGTACGCTGCCTCACGAGGCCCGCGTGGAACCGGGTACGACCGTGTACCTGGTGTCCCGCCCGGGCGCCGGCGACTGGCTGGCCGAGGAGCGGGTCCTCTCGCTGGCCCGGGACTTCGGTTCGCTGCTTCCGTACGACGTACGGGTGGGCGACGAGGCCGTCACGGACCTCCCCGCGCCCTGGGACCGCGCGTACCCGAGTCCCGCCACCCGAAGGGTGGCCCTGGGACGGCACTGCCACGAGCTGTTCGGGTTCACACCGCTGGACTCGATCGACCTGGACGTGCCGCTCGCAGGGATACGCGGAGTGGCGTACGTACTGCCGTCCGCGGTCAGCCCCGCCCAGCGCGCCGGTCATCGCGTGCACCTGAAGGGCATGCTCCTCACCGAGCGGGCCGAACAGCTGCTGCCCGACTGGGCGTTCTTCGTGCGCTGCGTCCTCGACACGGACAGCCTGCGGCCCACCGCGTCCCGGGAGGCGCTGTACGAGGACGAGGCCCTGGCGGGCGTACGGGAGGCGCTGGGCGAGCGGATCAGGGCCTGGCTGACGGGGCTCGCGGCCGGTGATCCCGAGCGGCTCGCGGCCTTCCTGTCGGTGCACCACCTGGGCGTGAAGTCCCTCGCGCGGCACGACGGCGAGATGCTGCGCACGATGCTGCCGTGGCTGCCCTTCGAGACGACCGACGGGCGGCTGTCCCTGGAGGAGTTCGCCCAGCGGCACCCGGTGGTGCACTTCACGCGGACCGTCGAGGAGTTCCGCCAGGTCGCGCCGATCGCATCCGCGCAGGGCGTGGGGGTCGTCAACGGCGGCTACACGTACGACAGCGAGCTGGTCGAGGCGCTGCCCTCGGTGCGGCCCGGGACGGTCGTGGCGGAGCTGGACGCCGACACGGTGACCGCGCATCTGGACTCGGTCGACCCGGCGGTGGAGCTTGCTCTGTCGGCCTTCCTGGGGGCCGCGCGGGCCAAACTCGACCCCCTGGGGTGCGATGTCGTGCTGCGCGCCTTCCATCCCCTCTCCGTGCCCGCCCTGCACCTGGACGACCGGGCGACCCGCCACGAGCAGGCGCGCGCGGACGCCGAGGAGCAGGCCGACGACCTGTGGGCGGGCATCCTCGGCTCGCTGCGCGGCAGCGCCCCACGCGCGCGGCTGGTGCTCAACCACCTCAACCCGCTGATCCGGAGGATCAGTTCACTCGACGACCGGGAGCTGATCGGGACGGCGACGGAGTCCCTCTACGGGCAGGCCCTGCTGATGGCGCAGCGCCCGCTGCGACCGGCGGACTCGGCACTCCTGAACCGGTCGTTCATCGGCCTCCTGGAGTGGGCCACCCACAGCGACTCCCCGGAGGGGGGCCACCGATGA
- the coaD gene encoding pantetheine-phosphate adenylyltransferase — protein MRRAVCPGSFDPITNGHLDIIARASRLYDVVHVAVMINQSKRGLFEIEERIDLIRQVTAEFGNVEVEAFHGLLVDFCKERDIPAIVKGLRAVSDFDYELQMAQMNNGLSGVETLFVPTNPTYSFLSSSLVKEVATWGGDVAHLVPPVVLEALKERLKRD, from the coding sequence GTGCGCCGCGCCGTCTGTCCCGGGTCGTTCGACCCGATTACCAACGGACATCTCGACATCATCGCCCGAGCCTCCAGGCTGTACGACGTCGTGCACGTCGCGGTGATGATCAACCAGTCCAAGAGGGGCCTCTTCGAGATCGAGGAGCGGATCGACCTGATCCGCCAGGTCACCGCGGAGTTCGGCAACGTCGAGGTGGAGGCCTTCCACGGCCTCCTCGTCGACTTCTGCAAGGAGCGGGACATCCCGGCCATCGTCAAGGGCCTGCGCGCGGTCAGCGACTTCGACTACGAGTTGCAGATGGCCCAGATGAACAACGGCCTCTCCGGCGTCGAGACCCTCTTCGTCCCGACCAACCCCACCTACAGCTTCCTCTCCTCCTCGCTGGTCAAGGAGGTCGCGACCTGGGGCGGCGACGTCGCCCACCTGGTCCCGCCGGTGGTCCTGGAAGCCCTCAAGGAGCGCCTCAAGAGGGACTGA
- a CDS encoding cell division initiation protein translates to MDVQKKIDEIVSAVGSARSMPMSASCVVNRAELLSLLEEVRQALPGSLAQAQELIGGREQMVEQARLEAERIIESAHAERGSLISDTEVARRSQNEADRILSEARKEAEDVRAEADEYVDSKLANFEVVLTKTLGSVGRGREKLLGTGPGTDEQGYEDEDAPERSHDPETLRRNADEYVDVKLGAFEAVLAKTLDAVGRGRQKLHGRIASDDLGNLGGFAEDDNAQHTTDAEYLDGLADLSERPDRPAAPSAGRPEAPAVPAQQQYGQQDAYAYQQTADPYGYQQQYAQQDGYGYQQQTADPYAAYPQQGYDQQAAYDPNPQQAYGQSPEAPQSQQAQANALDETSLFDTTMISAEQLRAYEQGR, encoded by the coding sequence GTGGACGTGCAGAAGAAGATCGATGAGATCGTCTCGGCGGTCGGCAGCGCCCGATCCATGCCCATGTCGGCTTCGTGCGTGGTCAACCGCGCCGAGCTCCTCTCCCTGCTCGAAGAGGTGCGCCAAGCCCTGCCGGGCTCCCTCGCCCAGGCCCAGGAGCTGATCGGCGGCCGCGAGCAGATGGTCGAGCAGGCCCGCCTGGAGGCTGAGCGGATCATCGAGTCCGCGCACGCCGAGCGTGGCAGCCTGATCTCCGACACGGAGGTCGCCCGCCGCTCGCAGAACGAGGCTGACCGCATCCTCTCCGAGGCCCGCAAGGAGGCCGAGGACGTCCGCGCCGAGGCCGACGAGTACGTCGACTCCAAGCTCGCCAACTTCGAGGTCGTCCTCACCAAGACCCTCGGCTCCGTCGGCCGCGGCCGCGAGAAGCTCCTCGGCACGGGCCCCGGCACCGACGAGCAGGGCTACGAGGACGAGGACGCTCCCGAGCGCAGCCACGACCCGGAGACCCTGCGCCGCAACGCCGACGAATACGTCGACGTCAAGCTCGGCGCCTTCGAGGCCGTCCTGGCCAAGACCCTGGACGCCGTCGGCCGCGGCCGCCAGAAGCTGCACGGCCGGATCGCCAGCGACGACCTCGGCAACCTGGGCGGCTTCGCCGAGGACGACAACGCGCAGCACACCACCGACGCCGAGTACCTGGACGGCCTCGCGGACCTCTCCGAGCGTCCCGACCGGCCCGCCGCCCCATCCGCCGGCCGGCCCGAGGCCCCGGCGGTCCCGGCCCAGCAGCAGTACGGCCAACAGGACGCGTACGCCTACCAGCAGACCGCGGATCCGTACGGGTACCAGCAGCAGTACGCGCAGCAGGACGGGTACGGCTACCAGCAGCAGACCGCCGATCCGTACGCCGCCTACCCCCAGCAGGGCTACGACCAGCAGGCCGCGTACGACCCGAACCCGCAGCAGGCGTACGGCCAGTCCCCAGAGGCTCCCCAGTCGCAGCAGGCGCAGGCGAACGCCCTCGACGAGACCAGTCTCTTCGACACCACCATGATCAGCGCGGAGCAGCTGCGGGCGTACGAACAGGGGCGTTGA
- the recG gene encoding ATP-dependent DNA helicase RecG: MDLVPVLEEPLKKVLGPATAKVMAEHLGLHTVGDLLHHYPRRYEERGQLTHLADLPMDEHVTVVAQVADARLLTFSSSKAPRGKGQRLEVTITDGSGRLTLVFFGNGVHKPHKELLPGTRALFAGKVSVFNRRLQLAHPAYELLRGEDVSETVDTWAGALIPLYPATAKLESWKIAKSVQTVLPSAQEAVDPLPDSLRAGRGLVPLPEALLKIHRPHTKADIEDARSRLKWDEAFVLQVALARRRHADAQLPAVARKPKKDGLLSAFDAKLPFTLTEGQQKVSKEIFDDLATEHPMHRLLQGEVGSGKTLVALRAMLAVVDAGGQAAMLAPTEVLAQQHHRSITEMMGELAEGGMLGGVEHSTKVVLLTGSMGAAARRQALLHLVTGEAGIVIGTHALIEDKVQFHDLGLVVVDEQHRFGVEQRDALRGKGKQPPHLLVMTATPIPRTVAMTVFGDLETSVLDQLPAGRSPIASHVVPAADKPHFLSRAWERVREEVSNGHQAYVVCPRIGDEDDDPKKSKKKPSPEDEAEKRPPLAVLDIAGQLTKGPLQGLRVEVLHGRMPPDDKDAVMRRFAAGETDVLVATTVIEVGVNVPNATAMVIMDADRFGVSQLHQLRGRVGRGSAAGLCLLVTEMPEASPARQRLTAVASTLDGFELSRIDLEQRREGDVLGQAQSGARTSLRMLAVIEDEEIIAEAREEAAAVVAADPDLAHLPGLRTALQALLDEEREQYLEKG; encoded by the coding sequence ATGGATCTCGTGCCCGTGCTCGAAGAACCACTGAAGAAGGTGCTCGGACCCGCCACCGCGAAGGTGATGGCCGAGCACCTCGGCCTGCACACCGTCGGCGACCTCCTGCACCACTATCCCCGCAGGTACGAGGAGCGCGGACAGCTCACCCACCTCGCCGACCTGCCCATGGACGAGCACGTGACGGTGGTCGCCCAGGTCGCCGACGCCCGCCTGCTCACCTTCTCCTCGTCCAAGGCCCCCCGCGGCAAGGGCCAGCGCCTCGAAGTGACCATCACGGACGGCAGCGGCCGGCTCACGCTGGTCTTCTTCGGCAACGGCGTGCACAAACCGCACAAGGAGCTTTTGCCCGGCACACGCGCGCTGTTCGCGGGCAAGGTCTCCGTCTTCAACCGCCGCCTCCAGCTGGCCCATCCGGCATACGAGCTGCTGCGCGGCGAGGACGTGTCCGAGACGGTGGACACCTGGGCGGGCGCCCTCATCCCGCTCTATCCCGCCACCGCCAAGCTGGAGTCCTGGAAGATCGCCAAGTCGGTCCAGACGGTGCTGCCGAGCGCCCAGGAGGCCGTTGATCCGCTGCCCGACTCCCTGCGGGCGGGCCGGGGTCTGGTGCCCCTCCCCGAGGCCCTGCTGAAGATCCACCGCCCGCACACCAAGGCGGACATCGAGGACGCCCGCTCCCGCCTCAAGTGGGACGAGGCCTTCGTCCTCCAGGTGGCCCTGGCCCGCCGCCGTCACGCGGACGCCCAACTGCCCGCAGTGGCAAGGAAGCCCAAGAAGGACGGCCTGCTCTCCGCCTTCGACGCCAAGCTCCCCTTCACCCTCACCGAAGGCCAGCAGAAGGTCTCCAAGGAGATCTTCGACGACCTGGCCACGGAGCATCCGATGCACCGCCTGTTGCAGGGGGAGGTCGGCAGTGGCAAGACGCTGGTGGCCCTGCGCGCCATGCTCGCCGTCGTCGACGCGGGCGGCCAGGCAGCCATGCTCGCGCCCACCGAGGTGCTCGCCCAGCAGCACCACCGGTCGATCACGGAGATGATGGGGGAGCTGGCCGAGGGCGGCATGCTCGGTGGTGTCGAGCACTCCACCAAGGTGGTGCTGCTCACCGGGTCCATGGGGGCGGCGGCGCGGCGACAGGCACTGCTCCACCTGGTCACCGGCGAGGCCGGGATCGTCATCGGGACGCATGCGCTGATCGAGGACAAGGTGCAGTTCCACGACCTGGGCCTGGTCGTGGTGGACGAGCAGCACCGGTTCGGGGTCGAGCAGCGCGACGCCCTGCGCGGCAAGGGCAAGCAGCCTCCGCACCTCCTCGTGATGACCGCCACCCCGATCCCGCGCACGGTCGCCATGACCGTCTTCGGCGACCTGGAGACGTCCGTCCTGGACCAGCTCCCCGCCGGGCGCTCGCCCATCGCCAGCCATGTCGTCCCGGCCGCCGACAAGCCCCACTTCCTCTCACGCGCGTGGGAGCGCGTGCGCGAGGAGGTGTCCAACGGTCATCAGGCGTACGTGGTCTGCCCACGCATCGGCGACGAGGACGACGACCCGAAGAAGTCCAAGAAGAAGCCGTCGCCGGAGGACGAGGCCGAGAAGCGCCCGCCCCTCGCCGTCCTCGACATCGCCGGCCAGCTCACCAAGGGCCCGCTCCAGGGGCTGAGGGTGGAGGTCCTGCACGGCCGTATGCCCCCGGACGACAAGGACGCCGTGATGCGCCGCTTCGCCGCCGGGGAGACGGACGTCCTGGTCGCCACGACGGTGATCGAGGTCGGGGTGAACGTGCCGAACGCCACGGCAATGGTGATCATGGACGCCGACCGGTTCGGCGTCTCCCAGCTCCACCAACTGCGCGGCCGCGTCGGCCGAGGCTCGGCCGCGGGCCTGTGCCTCCTGGTCACCGAGATGCCGGAGGCGAGCCCGGCCCGCCAGCGGCTGACCGCGGTCGCCTCCACTCTCGACGGCTTCGAGCTCTCCCGCATCGACCTCGAACAGCGCCGCGAGGGCGATGTCCTCGGCCAGGCCCAGTCCGGCGCCCGTACGTCACTGCGGATGCTCGCCGTCATCGAGGACGAGGAGATCATCGCCGAGGCCCGCGAGGAGGCGGCGGCGGTGGTCGCGGCCGACCCGGACCTGGCGCACCTGCCCGGCCTGCGCACGGCACTCCAGGCTCTGCTGGACGAGGAGAGGGAGCAGTATTTGGAAAAGGGCTGA